Proteins encoded by one window of Maridesulfovibrio bastinii DSM 16055:
- a CDS encoding efflux RND transporter periplasmic adaptor subunit, with protein sequence MYPKSQLKIILMKRNISLYLLLLTALVMAFITGCSNKPETSSQRPPAPVTIAKALKKYTPYYLTAIGTVQPVDSITVRSRITGYLSKVYISNGDIVEKGEHLFTIDPTEYEAGIRQLKAELTSDITKYEKALRDYKRYKDLVRRKVVSEDQYEQKRLDMNTARDSIAVTRAKLKNAENDLNYCFIKSPLNGLCGYVYQTTGNLIEENKDRLVVINRISPIAVNFYLPQKYLGKVQKYSHNSTLEVLAISEGEDLPETGKLTFIDNMVDEETGTIWMQATFQNKNRKLWPGNYVNIRLKLYGTEAVQIPMEASCKGPEGDFVWVALKNGTVAQQPVIIERRSGKIDIISKGLSGGETIVTDGQLRLYHGASYRVHASQNDKAGNQ encoded by the coding sequence ATGTACCCTAAAAGTCAGTTGAAAATAATCTTAATGAAACGGAACATCTCACTTTACCTTCTTTTGCTGACAGCATTAGTAATGGCCTTTATTACAGGATGTTCAAATAAACCCGAAACCTCATCCCAAAGACCGCCAGCCCCTGTCACTATTGCGAAAGCTTTAAAAAAATATACTCCCTATTATCTGACAGCAATAGGGACTGTCCAACCTGTTGACTCCATAACAGTGCGTTCACGAATTACCGGATATCTCAGTAAAGTTTATATCAGCAATGGAGATATAGTTGAAAAAGGGGAGCATCTATTTACAATTGACCCTACGGAATATGAAGCAGGCATCAGACAGTTAAAGGCTGAACTGACTTCAGATATAACAAAATATGAAAAAGCCCTGCGAGATTATAAGCGATACAAAGATCTGGTAAGAAGAAAAGTAGTCAGCGAAGACCAGTATGAACAAAAAAGACTGGACATGAATACTGCCAGAGACAGCATTGCCGTAACAAGAGCAAAACTAAAAAATGCCGAAAATGATTTAAACTACTGCTTTATAAAATCTCCGCTCAACGGTTTATGCGGTTATGTCTACCAGACAACGGGAAATCTCATCGAAGAAAATAAAGACAGACTGGTCGTAATAAACAGAATTTCTCCCATTGCCGTAAACTTCTATCTGCCACAAAAATATTTAGGAAAAGTTCAAAAATATTCACACAATTCAACCCTAGAAGTTCTGGCCATTTCCGAAGGTGAAGACCTTCCTGAAACCGGAAAACTGACATTTATTGATAATATGGTTGACGAAGAAACCGGAACAATCTGGATGCAGGCAACCTTTCAAAACAAAAACAGAAAGCTGTGGCCCGGTAACTATGTAAATATAAGGCTTAAATTATATGGGACTGAAGCAGTCCAGATACCTATGGAAGCATCCTGCAAAGGGCCAGAAGGAGACTTTGTCTGGGTGGCTCTTAAAAACGGGACCGTTGCACAACAACCGGTCATAATTGAACGCAGATCAGGCAAAATTGATATTATAAGCAAAGGATTAAGCGGTGGAGAGACAATAGTCACTGACGGCCAGCTGAGACTTTATCACGGAGCTTCATACAGAGTTCATGCATCCCAGAATGACAAGGCCGGTAATCAATGA
- a CDS encoding PEP/pyruvate-binding domain-containing protein, whose product MIDIMEEGDLSSTEERKFSLYHDLMQIKVMNILLISSPYDAWVMEEDCKISERIVSEYRGLNLSSPPRLTWVSSVDEAMAMLDSQNFELVIIMPHQYRIEAAETGKIIKAKIPDIPVVLLSHRELRNPGEGMPEGLDNIFIWSGDAELLVALVKNLEDALNVRHDTAKVGIRVIIVVEDSARYLSSFLPILYKELVRQTQAVLEEGLNAEHRLLTMRARPKILTAGTYEEALKIYHEYESYVLGIISDVRFPKNGVLNENAGLELLEKVNSDRSDIPLLLASNEPENMEKARTVNAYFVDKNSPDMLVEVRNFVLDHLGFGDFIFRTPDGQEISRAGSLYSLEKMLGSIEDDVFLDHCRNNDFSRWFYARTEIELANQVRPLRDYDFSDPETHREHIISLIRNRRMQRQQGVIVSFNPRDFDPETDFLKIGSGSIGGKARGLAFIGSLLERNSWVHEKYTDIRITAPKTLTIATSGFDDFIDMNGLKFLAKTDLTDAEVLDVVEEAIFPGWIEAQLWAYLHEIHYPLSVRSSSLLEDAQYQAYAGLYSTYMIPNDHPDLEVRLGQLVEAVKMVWASTFFNAPKSFSRRVNQRTDEEKMGVVVQQLCGQQYKDYYFPAFSGVGQSYNYYPFGRMKPEHGVASIAMGIGKSVVDGEQCLRFSPGLPKILPQCPTVEDSIRNTQTRFYALKMSGSEKVKIHTGSNLEQLDIADFTETLPVRKLASTYIAEEGRIRDTASLPGPKIMLFAPVLVHKVIPLANVLKDILSIAEKGMGGPVEIEFSVNMFEDAKPVMTLLQLRPMSARADLGKITISAEDINKAVCVSSHSLGNAVKQDIYDIVFVRMENFEVSATREIARDISAINSRLFKADRKYILIGPGRWGSADPWLGVPVEWNDISAVSVIVEVASESLRVEPSQGSHFFHNITTLGINYMMVLESEGNMIDWDWLTSAYVVDQTQYVTHVRVEKNLIVKIDGRSSKGIIRPS is encoded by the coding sequence GTGATCGATATTATGGAAGAAGGTGACTTGAGCTCCACGGAAGAAAGAAAATTCAGCCTCTATCATGACCTGATGCAGATTAAGGTCATGAATATTTTGTTGATCTCCAGCCCTTATGATGCCTGGGTAATGGAAGAGGACTGCAAAATTTCAGAGCGAATTGTGAGCGAGTACAGAGGGCTTAATCTGAGCAGCCCGCCACGGTTAACATGGGTTTCATCTGTAGATGAAGCTATGGCGATGCTTGACTCTCAAAATTTTGAACTGGTCATAATTATGCCTCATCAGTACCGGATTGAAGCTGCTGAAACCGGTAAAATTATTAAGGCTAAGATTCCAGATATTCCCGTGGTTCTGCTTTCGCACAGGGAACTTAGAAATCCCGGAGAGGGTATGCCTGAAGGACTTGATAATATTTTTATCTGGTCCGGTGATGCTGAACTGCTTGTGGCTTTGGTAAAGAATCTCGAAGATGCCCTTAATGTAAGGCATGACACTGCAAAAGTAGGGATTCGAGTTATTATTGTTGTGGAGGATTCAGCACGCTATCTGTCATCTTTTCTGCCTATTTTATACAAAGAGCTGGTGCGGCAGACACAAGCCGTACTGGAAGAAGGGCTGAACGCGGAACACCGCTTATTGACCATGCGTGCACGGCCCAAAATTCTAACTGCCGGAACGTATGAAGAAGCGCTTAAAATTTATCATGAATATGAGTCCTATGTTTTGGGTATTATATCTGATGTGCGCTTTCCTAAAAATGGGGTTTTAAATGAAAATGCCGGGTTGGAGCTTCTGGAAAAAGTCAATTCAGACCGCTCTGATATACCTTTGTTATTAGCCAGTAATGAACCTGAAAATATGGAAAAGGCCAGAACGGTCAATGCCTATTTTGTTGACAAAAATTCACCGGATATGCTTGTTGAGGTCCGAAATTTTGTTCTCGACCATCTTGGCTTCGGTGATTTTATTTTCAGAACTCCAGATGGTCAGGAAATCTCGCGGGCCGGTAGCCTTTATTCCCTTGAAAAAATGCTTGGCAGTATAGAGGATGATGTTTTCTTGGATCACTGCCGAAATAATGATTTTTCAAGATGGTTCTACGCCAGAACAGAGATAGAACTCGCAAATCAGGTCAGGCCGCTGCGTGATTACGATTTCTCTGATCCTGAAACCCATCGTGAACATATCATTTCATTAATCAGAAACAGGCGCATGCAACGCCAGCAGGGGGTGATTGTCTCATTTAATCCCAGAGACTTTGATCCTGAGACTGATTTTTTGAAAATAGGTTCCGGGTCAATTGGTGGAAAAGCCCGTGGACTTGCGTTTATAGGTTCCCTGCTTGAGCGTAACAGCTGGGTGCATGAAAAATATACGGATATCCGGATTACCGCACCAAAGACTTTAACCATAGCTACTTCCGGCTTCGATGATTTCATCGACATGAACGGGCTGAAGTTTTTAGCCAAAACGGATTTAACAGATGCTGAAGTTTTAGATGTTGTTGAGGAGGCTATTTTTCCCGGATGGATAGAGGCTCAGCTGTGGGCATATCTGCATGAAATTCATTATCCTTTGTCCGTTAGGTCTTCGAGTTTATTGGAAGATGCCCAATATCAGGCCTATGCCGGATTATACAGTACCTACATGATTCCCAATGACCATCCTGACCTTGAAGTCCGGTTGGGGCAGCTTGTTGAGGCGGTTAAAATGGTCTGGGCCTCGACTTTTTTTAATGCTCCAAAATCTTTTTCCCGCAGGGTCAACCAGAGGACCGATGAAGAGAAAATGGGAGTGGTTGTTCAACAACTTTGCGGGCAGCAATATAAGGATTATTATTTCCCGGCTTTTTCGGGCGTAGGACAGTCTTACAATTACTATCCTTTCGGGAGGATGAAACCGGAACATGGGGTTGCTTCCATTGCTATGGGGATAGGAAAGTCTGTGGTGGATGGTGAACAGTGCCTGCGCTTTTCTCCGGGGCTACCTAAAATTCTACCACAATGTCCAACTGTAGAGGATTCAATCAGAAATACTCAGACCAGATTTTACGCTCTTAAAATGTCCGGGAGTGAAAAAGTAAAAATTCATACCGGGAGTAATCTTGAACAATTGGATATTGCAGATTTTACCGAAACTCTTCCGGTTAGAAAACTAGCCTCAACATATATAGCGGAAGAAGGGCGTATCCGGGATACTGCTTCCTTGCCGGGACCTAAAATTATGCTTTTTGCTCCCGTCCTTGTTCACAAAGTAATTCCTCTGGCAAATGTTTTAAAAGATATTCTTAGTATTGCGGAAAAAGGAATGGGCGGTCCTGTTGAAATCGAGTTCAGTGTTAATATGTTTGAGGATGCAAAGCCGGTTATGACTCTGTTGCAGCTTCGCCCTATGAGTGCAAGAGCTGATCTGGGTAAAATTACAATATCTGCAGAAGATATAAACAAAGCTGTCTGTGTCTCTTCTCATTCACTTGGCAATGCCGTTAAGCAGGATATTTATGATATTGTCTTTGTGCGGATGGAAAATTTTGAAGTTTCAGCAACCAGAGAAATTGCCCGTGACATATCCGCTATAAACAGCAGACTTTTTAAAGCAGACCGGAAATATATTTTAATTGGTCCCGGTCGCTGGGGATCAGCTGATCCGTGGCTTGGGGTACCGGTTGAATGGAATGACATTTCAGCTGTTTCAGTTATTGTCGAGGTTGCCAGTGAAAGTTTGAGAGTTGAACCCTCACAGGGTTCCCACTTTTTCCATAATATAACGACTCTCGGAATAAACTATATGATGGTCCTTGAGAGTGAAGGCAACATGATAGACTGGGATTGGCTTACTTCCGCGTATGTGGTTGATCAGACTCAATATGTTACACATGTGAGAGTCGAAAAAAATCTAATCGTAAAAATTGACGGCCGGTCTTCAAAAGGAATTATCCGTCCTTCATGA
- a CDS encoding DegV family protein, with protein MESLNSSRISYLDGVRFKRVVVAAAGRLIENSPHLDSINVFPVPDGDTGANMAGTMKNIVHSTGDSLERSIEKMSAIIAESALDGARGNSGAILAQFLCGFAEGVKNLRKISMEDFASAASLAAKRSTEAISDPREGTILSVIKEWASHLKDNCKSYQDFPELLYDSLEHARGSVKSTTEKLADLKAAGVVDAGALGFVYLLEGIVDFLENGKIAKKNIDIFGKAEPMGVAQARVAVDSLEFRFCTEYLLKGQDIDRKAIRKAVSGMGDSLIVAGLPECVKVHIHTNEPDKVGEILSSYGRIDKKKVDDMLVQHRRILADTRTVGIVSDSTCDLPKEILDEYDIRIAPLRLTLDDKEYIDQVDITSGEFYEKLVTSDKALTSQPVPGDMKRVYSSVASDYDSVVSVHIAGALSGTCRAAQTAVSGVENIEIVDGANVTVALGLIVLEAAKAAKKGLSMAEVARVAKKAAENVTIYVALDTLEYVVKGGRMSKGQGLAAKILNIKPIITFDHEGRVSTVAKVIGRERQKRTLINLVRERVYGHANLRYAVAHAAAPEVAADFSKVLHKEFGASPEFISEASPAIGIHSGPRAFAIAVLTDD; from the coding sequence ATGGAAAGCTTAAATTCTTCAAGAATCAGTTATCTTGACGGGGTTAGATTTAAACGGGTGGTTGTGGCAGCAGCTGGAAGGCTGATTGAGAATTCGCCGCATCTTGATTCGATTAATGTCTTTCCTGTTCCTGATGGAGATACCGGAGCAAATATGGCTGGAACAATGAAAAATATTGTTCACAGCACCGGAGACTCTCTTGAACGTTCCATAGAAAAAATGAGTGCAATAATAGCAGAATCCGCTCTTGATGGAGCTCGTGGAAATTCCGGAGCTATTTTAGCCCAGTTTTTGTGCGGCTTTGCAGAGGGTGTAAAAAATCTGCGTAAAATATCAATGGAAGATTTTGCTTCAGCAGCAAGCCTTGCTGCCAAGCGTTCAACCGAAGCTATTTCCGATCCCAGAGAAGGAACAATCCTCAGTGTCATTAAAGAGTGGGCTTCACATCTTAAAGACAACTGTAAAAGTTATCAGGATTTTCCCGAGTTATTATATGATTCACTTGAGCATGCCAGAGGGTCGGTGAAATCAACAACAGAGAAGCTGGCTGACCTTAAGGCGGCCGGAGTTGTTGATGCCGGGGCGCTTGGTTTTGTTTATCTCCTTGAAGGTATTGTTGATTTTCTTGAAAATGGAAAAATAGCCAAGAAGAATATTGATATTTTTGGTAAAGCTGAACCCATGGGGGTTGCACAGGCCAGAGTTGCTGTGGACAGCCTCGAATTCAGATTCTGCACAGAGTATCTTCTTAAAGGACAGGATATCGACCGTAAGGCTATCCGTAAGGCCGTTTCAGGAATGGGGGACAGTTTAATTGTCGCCGGGCTTCCTGAATGTGTTAAAGTGCATATACATACCAATGAACCGGACAAAGTTGGTGAGATTCTTTCTTCTTATGGCCGTATCGATAAGAAAAAAGTTGACGACATGCTTGTTCAGCACAGAAGAATTCTTGCTGATACCAGAACTGTAGGTATTGTCAGCGACAGCACCTGCGACCTTCCAAAAGAAATTCTTGATGAATATGATATTCGTATTGCTCCCCTGAGACTGACTCTTGATGATAAAGAATATATCGATCAGGTTGATATCACTTCAGGAGAATTTTACGAAAAGCTTGTTACTTCTGATAAGGCTCTGACATCTCAGCCAGTTCCCGGTGACATGAAGCGCGTTTATTCAAGCGTTGCCTCAGACTATGACAGCGTTGTTTCCGTGCATATTGCCGGAGCTCTTAGTGGGACATGCCGGGCCGCCCAGACAGCTGTAAGCGGAGTTGAAAATATTGAGATTGTGGACGGAGCAAATGTTACTGTCGCTTTAGGGCTGATTGTTTTAGAAGCTGCAAAGGCTGCTAAAAAAGGATTGTCCATGGCGGAAGTTGCCCGTGTTGCTAAAAAAGCCGCAGAAAATGTAACTATATATGTTGCCTTGGATACTCTGGAGTATGTTGTCAAAGGCGGCAGAATGAGCAAAGGACAGGGGCTTGCCGCTAAAATCTTAAACATAAAGCCAATCATAACTTTTGATCATGAAGGACGCGTTTCTACAGTAGCCAAAGTTATCGGCCGTGAAAGGCAAAAGAGAACTTTGATAAATCTGGTTCGTGAACGTGTTTATGGGCATGCCAATCTGCGCTATGCAGTAGCACATGCCGCAGCTCCTGAAGTTGCTGCCGATTTTTCCAAAGTTCTCCATAAAGAATTTGGTGCTTCTCCGGAATTTATATCCGAAGCTTCTCCGGCAATTGGCATACATAGTGGCCCTAGAGCTTTTGCCATTGCCGTACTTACAGACGATTAG
- a CDS encoding efflux RND transporter permease subunit, protein MNITERFIRRPVMTSLLVIAMLFFGIMGYFKLPVSYLPDVEFPTLLVTASLPGASPSTMASSVATPLEKEFTSIPGLRSMSSVNSLGSTQVTLQFDLDRDIDGASSDTQAAISRASGNLPSDLPQPPYYEKVNPADDPVLYMALWSDSMPIYKVNEYATTFLTDTISMVNGVSKVQVYGEAKLAVRVRVNPETLAARGIDIDTIRKALAGQNVKEPVGTLDNSLESMTVESTGQLKSAEEYLPMIFKSEDGRTIRLSDVGTVINSQKSDKSGSWIDGKRAIILAIKKQPGSNTISLCKKIIDMLPTIRKQIPASINMKVLYDRSTPISAAVYDVQETLLLAIIFVVSVIFIFLKNISATLIASIAIPVSIVFTFAMMFMLGYSLDTLSLLALTLSVGFVVDDAVVMIENIVRHLEMGKKPFQAALDGSRQITFTIISMTLSLAVVFIPLMYMSGIIGRILHEFAMTITVAIIASGIISLTMTAMLASRMLKPGSKLSESDPFFDFILRQYDKSLHFVMRHRGMTMLAAGLILVATIHFFIIIPKGFLPTDDMSYCQGFAQARQGISYESMKDHIKALEPILAEDENIRTFVTVAGIPNLNQGYLFPMLVPPDEREMTADEVSRSLMMKLNNYPGIMCWIQNPPMIRLTAKSTKNLYQYTIQAPDQYELFSVAPKFEASLHSVPFLTGINSDLMSSNPEFWIKIDRDKASYYGVTAHDIENTLNSAYSERKVSTIYGDTDQYWVILEVLPFHKRDPRNLMSLYIPNKNGKLIRLDTIASFEEKPGPMQVNHTGMLPSVTYSFNIAPGFSLSDATTAINKLAEEELPDTVVSSFEGTADEFQKSMGSVYFLLIVAVFIIFMILGILYESYIHPITIISGLPSAAIGGLITLTVFGKDLDLFGIVGIIMLIGIVKKNAIMVVDFALEAEKEGNLSPSEAAIHGSLERFRPIMMTTIAAIAGAMPIALGLGAGAQARQPMGLAIVGGLILSQIVTLYLTPVFYTYMDSLQSWIRKKGQAKRELMGIPEE, encoded by the coding sequence ATGAATATAACTGAAAGATTTATCCGCCGTCCGGTGATGACCTCTCTTCTGGTTATTGCCATGCTTTTTTTTGGAATTATGGGATATTTCAAACTTCCGGTAAGTTACCTGCCTGATGTAGAATTCCCGACACTTCTGGTCACAGCCTCACTACCGGGGGCAAGCCCATCTACAATGGCTTCATCGGTAGCCACTCCGCTGGAAAAAGAATTTACGTCTATTCCCGGTCTGCGCAGCATGAGTTCTGTCAATTCTCTGGGATCAACACAAGTCACTCTGCAATTTGATCTTGACCGTGATATTGACGGAGCGTCTTCAGACACACAGGCCGCTATTTCAAGAGCAAGCGGCAACCTGCCTTCAGATCTTCCTCAGCCTCCGTATTATGAAAAAGTCAATCCGGCTGATGATCCGGTGCTTTATATGGCGCTCTGGTCTGATTCCATGCCTATTTATAAAGTGAATGAATATGCCACGACATTTCTGACGGATACCATCTCCATGGTTAACGGAGTTTCAAAAGTTCAGGTATACGGAGAAGCAAAACTTGCAGTCAGGGTCAGAGTGAACCCGGAAACGCTTGCTGCAAGAGGAATTGATATTGATACTATTCGAAAAGCTCTTGCCGGACAGAACGTCAAAGAGCCTGTGGGTACACTGGATAACAGTCTGGAATCAATGACCGTTGAATCAACCGGACAGTTGAAATCAGCTGAAGAATATCTGCCCATGATTTTTAAATCTGAAGATGGCAGAACAATCAGGCTTTCAGACGTTGGAACGGTAATAAACTCTCAGAAATCAGACAAATCCGGTTCATGGATTGACGGTAAAAGGGCAATCATTCTTGCCATCAAAAAACAACCCGGCTCAAATACCATATCATTATGTAAAAAAATTATAGATATGCTGCCGACCATACGTAAACAGATACCGGCAAGTATAAATATGAAAGTCCTGTATGACCGCTCAACACCAATTTCCGCAGCGGTTTACGACGTTCAGGAAACTCTTTTGCTGGCTATCATTTTTGTGGTCAGTGTAATTTTTATTTTTCTTAAAAATATATCGGCAACTCTTATTGCCTCTATTGCCATTCCCGTATCAATTGTCTTCACCTTCGCCATGATGTTTATGCTCGGATACTCACTCGACACGCTTTCGCTGCTGGCTTTGACTTTGTCAGTGGGATTTGTAGTTGATGATGCGGTTGTAATGATTGAAAACATCGTAAGACATCTTGAAATGGGGAAAAAACCTTTTCAGGCAGCACTTGACGGGTCAAGACAGATAACCTTCACAATTATATCCATGACTCTTTCTCTTGCTGTCGTTTTCATTCCTCTAATGTATATGAGCGGGATTATAGGCAGAATTCTTCATGAATTTGCCATGACTATCACGGTGGCAATTATCGCTTCGGGAATAATATCACTGACAATGACAGCCATGCTTGCCAGCAGAATGCTTAAACCAGGAAGTAAGCTTTCAGAATCAGACCCGTTTTTTGACTTTATTTTAAGACAATATGACAAGTCGCTTCATTTTGTCATGCGTCACCGTGGAATGACAATGCTTGCGGCGGGATTGATACTTGTAGCAACAATACATTTTTTCATTATCATTCCCAAAGGATTCCTTCCTACCGATGATATGAGCTATTGTCAGGGTTTTGCTCAGGCCAGACAGGGAATTTCATACGAATCAATGAAAGACCATATCAAAGCCCTTGAACCGATCCTTGCTGAAGATGAAAATATCAGAACATTTGTCACTGTCGCAGGCATTCCCAACCTGAATCAGGGATATCTTTTCCCGATGCTTGTCCCTCCTGATGAAAGGGAAATGACTGCTGATGAAGTTTCAAGATCGCTCATGATGAAGCTGAATAACTATCCGGGAATAATGTGCTGGATTCAAAATCCACCGATGATCAGGCTAACCGCAAAATCAACAAAAAACCTTTATCAATACACAATTCAAGCTCCTGACCAGTATGAACTCTTCTCGGTAGCCCCTAAATTTGAAGCGTCCCTGCACAGCGTTCCATTCCTTACAGGAATAAATTCAGATTTAATGAGCAGCAACCCGGAATTCTGGATAAAAATAGACAGAGATAAAGCTTCATATTACGGCGTCACGGCGCACGATATTGAGAATACTCTCAACTCCGCCTACTCCGAAAGAAAAGTGTCCACAATCTATGGAGATACCGACCAGTACTGGGTAATATTAGAGGTTCTTCCTTTCCACAAACGTGATCCAAGAAATCTGATGAGCCTGTATATACCGAATAAGAATGGAAAACTTATCCGTCTGGATACAATCGCCTCTTTTGAAGAAAAACCGGGCCCGATGCAGGTCAACCATACAGGCATGCTCCCTTCGGTAACATACTCCTTTAATATTGCTCCGGGGTTTTCTTTAAGTGATGCCACAACAGCAATAAACAAACTGGCGGAAGAAGAACTTCCTGATACGGTTGTTTCAAGTTTTGAAGGAACGGCTGACGAATTTCAGAAATCAATGGGGAGTGTGTATTTCCTGCTGATAGTCGCAGTTTTTATTATCTTCATGATTTTAGGCATATTGTATGAAAGCTATATACATCCCATAACCATAATTTCAGGACTCCCCTCTGCGGCAATAGGCGGTCTGATAACCCTTACAGTTTTCGGCAAAGATCTCGATCTGTTCGGGATAGTTGGCATAATCATGCTCATAGGTATAGTTAAGAAAAACGCTATCATGGTTGTAGATTTTGCTTTGGAAGCAGAAAAAGAAGGAAACCTCAGCCCTTCTGAAGCGGCTATACACGGATCGCTTGAAAGATTTAGGCCGATCATGATGACAACCATCGCGGCAATTGCAGGAGCAATGCCCATTGCGCTCGGATTAGGAGCCGGAGCACAGGCAAGACAGCCCATGGGACTGGCGATTGTCGGCGGACTGATTTTATCGCAGATTGTAACCCTTTATCTGACCCCTGTTTTTTATACTTATATGGACTCACTACAGTCATGGATCAGGAAAAAAGGTCAGGCTAAAAGAGAACTTATGGGAATCCCGGAAGAATGA
- the gdhA gene encoding NADP-specific glutamate dehydrogenase gives MDIYERIKNRDPNETEFHQAVFEVVESIKPVLEMHPEFRSANILERIVEPERVIMFRVPWMDDGGDIHVNRGFRIEMNSAIGPYKGGLRFHPSVNLGILKFLAFEQVFKNALTTLPMGGGKGGADFDPKGKSNEEVQRFCQSFMLELARHIGPNTDVPAGDIGVGAREIGYLFGMYKKISNEFTGVLTGKGLNWGGSLIRPEATGYGSVYFAAEMLNARGETLEGRRCLISGSGNVAQYTMEKLIELGGIPVTFSDSNGYIYDEKGVDREKLDFLMELKNIRRGRVREYAEKYSEAVYTPVDPDLKYNPLWDHAAHCAFPSATQNEINGIDAGNLVKNGILVVSEGANMPTTPEGMNIFFDSGILYGPAKAANAGGVSVSGLEMSQNSMRLGWPAEEVDSRLKMIMKNIHKTCLDTAEYYGTPFNYVNGANIAGFVKVAQAMLDQGLV, from the coding sequence ATGGATATTTATGAGCGTATCAAGAATAGAGATCCGAACGAAACTGAATTTCATCAGGCTGTTTTTGAGGTTGTTGAATCAATCAAACCTGTTCTTGAAATGCATCCTGAATTTAGAAGCGCCAATATCCTTGAAAGAATAGTGGAGCCGGAACGAGTGATCATGTTCAGAGTTCCATGGATGGATGATGGCGGCGATATTCATGTTAATCGTGGATTCAGAATTGAAATGAACAGTGCCATTGGTCCTTATAAAGGAGGGCTAAGATTTCATCCTTCCGTGAATCTGGGAATTTTAAAATTCCTTGCTTTTGAGCAGGTTTTTAAGAACGCGCTCACAACTCTTCCTATGGGAGGCGGAAAGGGGGGAGCTGATTTTGATCCAAAGGGTAAGAGTAATGAAGAGGTTCAGCGTTTTTGCCAGAGTTTTATGCTTGAGCTTGCAAGGCATATCGGCCCGAATACAGATGTTCCGGCCGGAGACATCGGTGTTGGAGCGCGAGAGATTGGTTATCTTTTTGGCATGTATAAAAAAATTAGTAACGAATTTACAGGAGTCCTAACTGGTAAAGGTTTGAACTGGGGAGGAAGCCTCATACGTCCTGAAGCTACCGGATATGGCTCAGTATATTTTGCTGCTGAGATGCTTAATGCCCGCGGAGAGACTCTTGAAGGCAGGAGATGTCTGATTTCAGGATCAGGAAATGTCGCCCAGTATACTATGGAAAAATTAATTGAGCTGGGTGGAATCCCGGTGACTTTTTCTGATTCAAACGGTTATATTTATGATGAGAAAGGTGTTGATCGAGAAAAGCTTGATTTTCTGATGGAACTTAAAAATATCCGTCGGGGAAGGGTGCGTGAATACGCTGAAAAATATTCTGAAGCTGTTTATACTCCGGTTGACCCTGATCTAAAATATAATCCGTTATGGGATCATGCGGCACATTGCGCTTTTCCCAGTGCCACCCAGAATGAAATTAACGGAATTGATGCCGGAAACCTTGTTAAAAACGGTATTCTAGTTGTTTCGGAAGGGGCGAACATGCCGACTACCCCTGAAGGAATGAATATTTTCTTTGATAGCGGGATTCTATACGGTCCTGCCAAAGCTGCTAATGCCGGCGGGGTTTCTGTTTCCGGTCTGGAAATGAGTCAGAACAGTATGCGGCTGGGATGGCCTGCTGAGGAAGTGGATAGCCGATTAAAGATGATAATGAAAAATATTCATAAAACCTGCCTTGATACAGCTGAATATTATGGAACTCCATTTAACTACGTGAACGGTGCAAACATAGCTGGATTTGTAAAAGTGGCTCAGGCGATGCTTGATCAGGGGCTGGTATAG